One Verrucomicrobiaceae bacterium genomic window carries:
- a CDS encoding PSD1 domain-containing protein — protein MKRSALSVLAYLFVTTLVRGAGVPSADGAAFFEKNIRPILIERCYECHSAEKGKSKGGLTLDTRDSVLKGGDNGPALVAGYPEKSLLIESIRYKNQDMQMPPKGALPAREVSLIEQWVKMGAPDPRSGAAATPSHGPRVIDIRAGAQHWAFQPVARPAVPADASLPKPANPIDAFIRAKQRNSGLQLSPAADPRTLIRRMTFDLIGLPPTPQEVADFVRESSRDAASATRNLIDRLLASPHYGEKWGRHWLDVARYADSNGLDENIALGTAWRYRDYVIQAFNNDLPFDRFVLEQLAGDLLPSKSAEQRQRQVTATGFLNLGAKVLAEPDKEKLSMDVIDEQIDVMGRAFMGMTLGCVRCHDHKFDPIPQDDYYALAAIFKSTQSFSKDRIGALSTTFEAPMGDLDAFARVKSAERVLSEHKSAVAKLETEANKALKDEVRRQAVGYLMAAAQLPHSPTLSTVRPIAEKAGLRPQILLNTRVWLAANEKHPVFKPWQDALRQRGAVSHLREYYMLLFAQAEKITPIPAKSKKPTGSDLAADKEQKPLAGSILHQTRAALDDARGFLALPPEPEVLYPKEVVAKLHRLKDVMMSTESNLPDLPTALAVSDSDTILKELKIHIRGSHLSLGKPIPRGVPQVMQIAMRTRPTFSAKSSGRLELAQWLADATHPLTSRVIVNRIWGWHFNQAIVPSADNFGLLGQKPSHPELLDFLASWFTQNGWSVKALHRLILTSQTYQQSSQATSTAQSVTVDPENHLLSHFPIRRLEAEEVRDALLHAAGMLDATTGGKTIPRRNREFVFNHTSKDFTTYGSTRRAIYMPVIRNNLYDLFQQFDYPDPATSTGMRNSSIVSPQALLLMNSELCTAAAEKFAQRLLAGSSDIDSRVREAVQIAYARPSNATDLRRVRDFLTTAEAALASDQSDAAKRELQAWTLLAQGILMSSEFIYLR, from the coding sequence ATGAAGCGATCTGCCCTCAGCGTCCTCGCCTATCTATTCGTCACGACTCTCGTTCGTGGCGCGGGAGTTCCATCCGCTGACGGGGCGGCATTTTTTGAAAAAAACATCCGTCCCATCCTCATCGAGCGCTGCTACGAGTGCCACTCTGCGGAGAAAGGAAAGAGCAAAGGAGGACTCACACTCGATACACGAGACTCCGTGCTCAAAGGCGGTGATAATGGCCCCGCACTCGTCGCTGGCTATCCAGAGAAAAGCCTGCTCATCGAATCCATCCGCTACAAAAACCAGGACATGCAAATGCCGCCGAAAGGGGCACTACCAGCACGGGAAGTCAGCCTCATCGAGCAATGGGTGAAGATGGGAGCTCCAGATCCGCGCAGCGGTGCCGCAGCGACTCCCTCGCACGGACCGCGTGTGATCGACATCCGTGCGGGAGCACAGCATTGGGCCTTCCAGCCTGTCGCACGCCCGGCTGTGCCAGCGGATGCATCACTGCCAAAGCCAGCCAATCCCATCGACGCGTTTATCCGAGCGAAACAGCGCAACAGCGGCCTCCAGCTCTCTCCAGCCGCAGATCCGCGCACACTTATCCGCCGCATGACCTTTGATCTCATCGGTCTGCCGCCCACGCCACAGGAGGTGGCAGACTTTGTCAGGGAAAGCAGCCGCGACGCCGCCTCTGCCACGCGGAATCTCATCGATCGCCTGCTCGCCTCACCGCATTACGGAGAGAAATGGGGCCGTCACTGGCTGGATGTCGCACGATATGCAGACTCGAATGGTCTCGATGAGAACATCGCTCTCGGCACAGCATGGCGTTACCGTGACTACGTCATTCAGGCTTTTAACAACGACCTGCCCTTTGATCGCTTCGTCCTGGAGCAGCTCGCAGGAGATCTGCTGCCCTCCAAAAGCGCCGAACAGCGCCAGCGCCAAGTCACCGCCACCGGCTTCCTCAATCTCGGTGCCAAAGTCCTCGCCGAGCCCGATAAGGAAAAACTCAGCATGGATGTCATCGACGAGCAAATCGACGTCATGGGCCGCGCTTTCATGGGCATGACACTCGGCTGCGTGCGCTGTCACGATCATAAATTCGATCCCATCCCCCAGGATGACTACTACGCACTCGCCGCCATCTTCAAAAGCACCCAGAGCTTCAGCAAAGACCGCATCGGAGCTCTCAGCACCACCTTTGAGGCACCGATGGGCGACCTCGACGCCTTTGCCCGAGTGAAGTCAGCCGAGCGTGTGCTCTCTGAGCATAAAAGCGCCGTCGCCAAGCTCGAAACAGAGGCCAACAAAGCGCTCAAAGACGAAGTGCGTCGTCAGGCCGTCGGCTACCTCATGGCCGCCGCGCAGCTCCCTCACTCCCCTACCCTGAGCACGGTGCGACCCATCGCAGAAAAGGCCGGTCTCCGCCCGCAAATCCTGCTCAACACACGCGTCTGGCTCGCAGCCAATGAGAAGCATCCAGTCTTCAAGCCTTGGCAAGATGCCCTCCGCCAGCGCGGTGCCGTCTCGCATCTGCGGGAGTATTACATGCTGCTTTTCGCCCAGGCAGAAAAAATCACTCCGATTCCTGCGAAGTCGAAAAAGCCCACCGGGTCCGACCTCGCCGCTGATAAAGAGCAAAAGCCACTGGCAGGCTCGATCCTACACCAGACCCGCGCTGCGCTGGATGATGCACGCGGCTTCCTCGCACTACCGCCGGAGCCAGAAGTGCTCTACCCCAAAGAAGTCGTCGCCAAGCTCCACCGGCTCAAAGACGTCATGATGAGCACGGAGAGCAATCTACCGGATCTACCCACCGCCCTCGCCGTCTCCGATAGCGACACGATTCTCAAAGAACTCAAAATTCACATCCGCGGCAGTCATCTCAGCCTGGGCAAGCCCATCCCGCGTGGCGTGCCGCAGGTCATGCAGATCGCCATGCGCACACGGCCAACCTTCTCCGCAAAAAGCAGTGGCCGCCTCGAGCTCGCCCAATGGTTGGCAGATGCCACTCACCCGCTCACCAGCCGCGTCATCGTCAATCGCATCTGGGGCTGGCATTTCAATCAAGCCATCGTGCCCTCCGCGGACAACTTCGGCCTCCTCGGCCAAAAACCGAGCCACCCCGAGCTGCTCGACTTCCTGGCATCTTGGTTCACCCAAAATGGCTGGAGTGTGAAAGCCCTACACCGCCTCATTTTGACCTCCCAGACCTATCAGCAGAGCAGCCAGGCGACAAGCACCGCGCAATCGGTCACAGTCGATCCAGAAAATCATCTTCTATCCCACTTCCCCATCCGCCGCCTGGAGGCTGAAGAGGTGCGTGATGCCCTGCTCCATGCTGCGGGCATGCTGGATGCCACCACAGGCGGGAAAACCATCCCTCGCCGCAATCGTGAGTTCGTCTTCAATCACACCAGCAAGGATTTCACCACATACGGCAGCACGCGGCGTGCGATCTACATGCCCGTCATTCGGAACAACCTCTACGACCTCTTCCAGCAATTCGATTACCCTGATCCCGCCACCTCCACCGGCATGCGGAACAGCTCCATCGTCTCCCCACAGGCTTTATTGCTCATGAATAGTGAGCTGTGCACTGCTGCGGCAGAAAAATTCGCCCAGAGGCTACTCGCAGGCAGCAGCGATATCGACTCCCGCGTGCGTGAGGCCGTGCAGATCGCCTATGCGCGGCCAAGCAACGCTACCGACCTGCGCCGTGTCCGTGACTTCCTCACCACCGCAGAGGCAGCCCTCGCCTCCGACCAGTCAGACGCTGCCAAGCGAGAGCTCCAAGCCTGGACACTCCTAGCCCAGGGGATACTCATGAGCAGTGAGTTCATTTACCTGCGGTGA
- a CDS encoding 3-methyl-2-oxobutanoate hydroxymethyltransferase, producing the protein MVRPRKKYTVHDLRKLKGKRCLTHIHVKSPQEAAAADAAGIDLMSCSFDSPEAQARLPSLVEAAPTAFLSGSTPHGMATQEEAIRTGFRALEMGASSVYCSGSPFLIEAMAREGIPIVGHIGMVPRHVTWTGYRSIGKTADEAKAIYRKMKELESAGAYAAEIEIVPHNLATWLCKQTSMLLMSLGSGTGCDTQFLFSCDILGDYDERIPRHAKSYRNFAEENRRLQNERIAAFSEYIADVKEGRFPERCNLTEMDPALLDEVMRDVAP; encoded by the coding sequence ATGGTCCGCCCGCGAAAAAAATACACCGTCCACGATCTCCGTAAGCTCAAAGGCAAGAGATGCCTCACGCACATCCATGTGAAATCGCCACAGGAGGCTGCGGCGGCGGATGCAGCAGGGATCGACCTCATGAGCTGTAGCTTTGACTCGCCAGAGGCACAGGCGCGGCTGCCGTCGCTGGTCGAGGCAGCGCCCACGGCATTTCTTTCTGGCTCCACGCCCCATGGCATGGCCACGCAGGAGGAGGCCATCCGCACAGGATTCCGAGCTCTCGAAATGGGGGCGAGCTCCGTGTACTGCTCTGGCAGCCCCTTTCTGATCGAGGCGATGGCTCGTGAGGGCATACCGATCGTTGGTCACATCGGCATGGTGCCACGCCATGTCACCTGGACGGGCTACCGCAGCATCGGCAAGACCGCAGATGAGGCGAAGGCCATCTATCGCAAGATGAAGGAGCTCGAAAGCGCTGGTGCCTATGCGGCCGAGATCGAGATCGTGCCTCACAACCTCGCCACCTGGCTCTGCAAGCAAACGAGCATGCTGCTGATGTCCCTGGGCTCTGGCACAGGCTGCGATACCCAGTTTCTCTTCTCCTGCGACATCTTGGGGGATTACGATGAGCGCATCCCGCGCCACGCGAAGTCCTACCGCAACTTCGCAGAGGAAAACCGCCGTCTGCAAAACGAACGCATCGCGGCCTTCAGTGAATACATCGCCGATGTAAAGGAGGGCCGCTTTCCAGAGCGCTGCAATCTCACCGAAATGGACCCCGCTTTGCTCGATGAAGTGATGCGTGATGTCGCTCCTTGA
- a CDS encoding glycosyltransferase encodes MHKGILQVFNRYLFPGGEEKSVDRIYNHLQERHAMHRCFFESADWKKEGAPSALGQVQRLFYNKESRAKFESMLDTSRSEVALFHNIYPVGSPSLYHAARDRGVPVVQYLHNFRPFSVGGALFVKGKVNADSLGGKFRTEVLAGVWQGSVLKTALFALMLKRLHRSGALQSVKAWIAISDFMRDRIVESGWIAPERIHTLRHSWDAMQSPPPVEDAGHYLFSVAWCQKRACARFWMPGMSYAAV; translated from the coding sequence ATGCACAAGGGCATCCTTCAGGTCTTCAATCGCTATCTTTTCCCCGGTGGGGAGGAGAAGAGTGTGGACCGCATCTACAATCATCTCCAGGAGCGGCATGCGATGCATCGCTGCTTCTTTGAAAGTGCCGATTGGAAGAAAGAAGGTGCCCCTAGTGCCCTGGGGCAAGTGCAGCGCCTGTTTTACAACAAAGAGAGCCGGGCAAAATTCGAGTCCATGCTCGATACGAGCCGTTCAGAAGTCGCACTCTTTCATAACATCTACCCTGTAGGCTCCCCCTCCCTCTACCATGCAGCACGGGATCGCGGCGTGCCCGTGGTGCAGTATCTGCATAACTTCCGCCCCTTTTCCGTGGGTGGTGCCTTATTCGTCAAAGGGAAGGTCAACGCGGATAGCCTAGGAGGAAAATTCCGCACCGAAGTGCTGGCAGGCGTGTGGCAGGGCTCCGTGCTTAAAACGGCCCTCTTTGCGCTCATGCTCAAGCGCCTACACCGCAGTGGTGCCCTCCAGAGCGTGAAGGCGTGGATCGCGATCTCAGACTTCATGCGTGACCGCATCGTGGAGTCAGGCTGGATCGCGCCAGAGCGGATTCACACGCTGCGGCATTCCTGGGATGCGATGCAGTCCCCACCACCAGTGGAGGATGCGGGGCATTACCTTTTCTCGGTCGCTTGGTGCCAGAAAAGGGCCTGCGCACGCTTTTGGATGCCTGGGATGAGCTACGCGGCAGTCTAG
- a CDS encoding glycosyltransferase — MPEKGLRTLLDAWDELRGSLGKQTPTLLIAGEGPEEALVQQKAKENPFVCFMGQIGGARKQEALRTCRALIAPSLWWEPLGLVTYEAYDFSKPVLAAQSGGFTETVHPGRTGLLHAPGDASALARDVRTLENMPAGQRAAWGAAGRAWLLEDAGVGRWKDRFESILETLHRE; from the coding sequence GTGCCAGAAAAGGGCCTGCGCACGCTTTTGGATGCCTGGGATGAGCTACGCGGCAGTCTAGGCAAACAAACGCCGACACTGCTCATCGCGGGCGAAGGCCCCGAGGAGGCTCTAGTGCAGCAAAAAGCGAAGGAGAACCCCTTTGTCTGCTTCATGGGCCAGATCGGCGGCGCGAGGAAGCAGGAGGCCCTCCGCACCTGCCGGGCGCTGATCGCACCGTCCCTCTGGTGGGAGCCGCTGGGGCTGGTGACCTATGAGGCGTATGATTTTAGCAAACCGGTGCTAGCCGCACAGAGTGGCGGCTTCACCGAGACGGTACACCCAGGCCGCACAGGCCTACTGCATGCTCCAGGTGATGCGTCCGCATTAGCGCGGGATGTACGGACACTGGAGAATATGCCTGCTGGCCAGCGTGCTGCCTGGGGGGCGGCTGGACGTGCCTGGCTGCTGGAGGATGCAGGCGTGGGGCGCTGGAAAGACCGCTTTGAGTCGATTTTGGAAACGCTGCACAGAGAGTGA
- a CDS encoding phosphodiester glycosidase family protein → MKNHTIFPYVEMKPDTFFDGSKITYRALGGMRKDGTIVFVLSGDGGVMNVAEVSELARKLDVQHATLLDGGRALQYSLRTADGPWHFTAFNTRLPFTRPQLEQQRSPVFIAVRRKAPQVLVPQKTGG, encoded by the coding sequence ATGAAGAATCACACCATCTTCCCCTACGTCGAGATGAAGCCTGATACCTTCTTCGATGGCTCCAAGATCACCTACCGTGCCCTGGGCGGCATGCGCAAAGATGGGACCATCGTTTTTGTGCTCTCTGGCGATGGCGGCGTGATGAATGTGGCGGAAGTGTCCGAACTGGCACGGAAGCTCGATGTGCAGCATGCGACGCTGCTGGATGGCGGGCGGGCATTGCAGTACTCGCTGCGCACAGCGGATGGTCCGTGGCATTTCACCGCGTTTAATACCAGACTGCCTTTCACGCGGCCACAGCTAGAGCAGCAGCGCTCACCCGTCTTCATCGCCGTGCGGCGGAAGGCTCCGCAGGTCCTGGTGCCACAAAAGACGGGAGGCTGA
- a CDS encoding bifunctional 3,4-dihydroxy-2-butanone-4-phosphate synthase/GTP cyclohydrolase II, whose product MPRSKQLVCDPVEAVIADIRAGRMVIVTDDEDRENEGDLICAAEKITPEMVNFMVREGAGMLCVPVSTEIAKNLGLESMVTQNREAHRTAFTVTVDAAKGITTGISTADRARTIRLLADPKSSAKDFVQPGHINPLVAKPGGVLRRAGHTEAATDLARLAGLREAGVLIEIMNADGTMARLPDLKKFAKKHKLKICSIADLIAWRRKSEKLVEKIEVVEMPTDYGDFKLHLYKSHLDGIHHVALVKGDIKATVPTLVRVHSECLTGDIFASRRCDCGSQLHAAMRQIDAAGCGVIVYMRGHEGRGIGLHGKIMAYKLQEQGLDTVEANLKLGFPMDLRDYGIGAQIIYDLGVRKIRLMTNNPRKVIGLEGHKLQITEQVPVKSLPKPENARYLETKRKKMGHKL is encoded by the coding sequence ATGCCCCGCTCGAAACAACTGGTCTGTGACCCCGTGGAGGCCGTCATCGCCGACATCCGCGCTGGGCGCATGGTGATCGTCACCGACGACGAAGATCGTGAAAACGAAGGTGATCTCATCTGTGCCGCAGAAAAAATCACGCCCGAGATGGTCAATTTCATGGTCCGTGAAGGCGCGGGCATGCTCTGTGTGCCTGTCTCCACTGAGATTGCCAAAAACCTAGGCCTCGAAAGCATGGTCACTCAGAACCGGGAGGCCCACCGCACTGCTTTTACCGTCACCGTCGATGCAGCTAAAGGCATCACCACCGGCATCAGCACCGCAGACCGCGCTCGCACCATCCGCCTGCTCGCCGATCCGAAAAGCAGCGCCAAGGACTTCGTCCAGCCCGGCCACATCAACCCCCTCGTGGCAAAGCCCGGCGGTGTCCTGCGCCGTGCAGGCCATACGGAAGCGGCCACCGATCTCGCACGCCTCGCTGGCCTGCGTGAGGCTGGGGTGCTCATCGAGATCATGAACGCAGACGGCACCATGGCCCGCCTGCCCGACCTGAAAAAATTCGCCAAGAAGCATAAGCTCAAAATCTGCTCCATCGCCGATCTCATCGCCTGGCGGCGCAAGAGTGAAAAGCTCGTCGAAAAGATCGAAGTCGTCGAAATGCCCACCGACTACGGCGATTTCAAGCTCCACCTCTACAAAAGCCACCTCGATGGCATCCACCACGTCGCGCTCGTCAAAGGCGACATCAAGGCCACCGTGCCCACACTCGTCCGTGTGCATAGTGAGTGCCTCACAGGTGACATTTTCGCCTCGCGCCGCTGTGATTGTGGGAGCCAGCTCCACGCTGCCATGCGCCAAATCGACGCCGCTGGCTGTGGCGTGATTGTTTACATGCGCGGCCATGAAGGGCGCGGAATCGGTCTCCATGGCAAAATCATGGCCTACAAGCTCCAGGAGCAGGGGCTCGATACGGTAGAGGCGAATCTCAAGCTCGGCTTTCCCATGGATCTGCGTGATTACGGCATCGGTGCCCAGATCATCTATGATCTCGGAGTGCGGAAAATCCGTCTCATGACCAACAATCCGCGTAAAGTGATCGGGCTCGAAGGTCACAAACTGCAAATCACCGAGCAAGTGCCGGTCAAATCCCTGCCGAAGCCGGAGAACGCCCGCTATCTGGAAACCAAGCGCAAAAAGATGGGCCACAAGCTCTGA
- a CDS encoding DUF3500 domain-containing protein, with product MTISRSFLCLTAALSLQLPITSHAHDASAQMAEVANAFLAVLTPEQQKKATFEFASEERENWHFIPRERLGLSMKEMSPQQRLLATALLNTGLSFRGAAKAVTIMSLEEVLYQIEGADEAKRAAVREKRDPENAFISIFGKPEAKGTWGWRVEGHPLSLNFTLKDGQLLRASPAFMGSNPGEVRQGALSGLRVLGLEEELGRELVKSLDEAQFKKAFVATDAPKEMITAAEHQVKPLSPEGLADSELTAPQKDLLRRIIREYTERMRPEIASEVLAELEKSQTPVFFAWAGGKERGEPHYYRVQTKAFLIEYDNTQNDANHVHSVFRSFDGDFGRDILGEHVKKAH from the coding sequence ATGACCATCTCTCGCTCGTTCCTGTGCCTCACGGCCGCTCTATCGCTACAGCTTCCCATCACCTCTCATGCCCATGATGCCTCTGCGCAGATGGCAGAAGTCGCGAATGCCTTTCTTGCCGTACTGACCCCAGAGCAGCAAAAAAAGGCCACTTTTGAGTTCGCTAGCGAAGAGCGTGAAAACTGGCATTTCATCCCCCGCGAGCGTTTAGGCCTCTCCATGAAGGAAATGAGCCCACAGCAGCGCCTCCTGGCCACTGCATTGCTCAATACCGGTCTCAGCTTCCGTGGAGCCGCCAAGGCTGTCACCATCATGAGCCTCGAAGAGGTCCTCTACCAGATCGAAGGCGCTGATGAGGCCAAGCGAGCCGCCGTGCGTGAAAAGCGTGATCCTGAAAATGCATTCATCTCCATCTTTGGCAAACCAGAGGCCAAAGGCACCTGGGGCTGGCGTGTGGAAGGGCATCCCCTCTCCCTCAACTTCACCCTCAAAGACGGCCAGCTTCTCCGTGCCTCCCCGGCCTTCATGGGCAGCAATCCCGGCGAGGTCCGCCAAGGAGCCCTCAGCGGCCTCCGCGTCCTCGGTTTGGAGGAAGAACTCGGGCGTGAACTCGTCAAAAGTCTCGATGAAGCGCAGTTTAAGAAAGCCTTTGTCGCCACAGATGCCCCCAAGGAGATGATCACCGCTGCCGAGCATCAGGTGAAGCCCCTCAGCCCCGAAGGCCTGGCCGATTCCGAACTGACGGCTCCTCAGAAAGACCTGCTCCGCCGCATCATCCGCGAATACACCGAGCGCATGCGCCCAGAGATCGCCAGCGAAGTGCTCGCCGAGCTCGAAAAATCCCAAACGCCCGTTTTCTTCGCCTGGGCAGGTGGCAAAGAGCGCGGTGAGCCACACTACTACCGCGTGCAGACAAAGGCCTTCCTCATCGAATACGACAACACGCAAAACGACGCCAACCACGTCCACAGCGTCTTCCGCAGCTTCGACGGCGACTTTGGCCGCGACATCCTCGGAGAGCATGTGAAAAAGGCGCATTGA
- a CDS encoding acyl carrier protein produces the protein MADNIQEKVKDIIVEQLGVNPEQVTLEAKFIEDLGADSLDTVELVMAFEEEFGIDVPDEEAEKLQSVGDVVRYVEDHAE, from the coding sequence ATGGCAGACAATATCCAAGAAAAAGTCAAAGACATCATCGTTGAACAGCTCGGCGTGAATCCAGAACAGGTCACGTTGGAGGCCAAGTTCATCGAAGATCTCGGTGCTGACTCCCTCGACACAGTCGAACTCGTCATGGCGTTTGAAGAAGAATTCGGCATCGACGTGCCAGATGAAGAGGCTGAAAAGCTCCAGTCCGTCGGTGACGTCGTTCGCTACGTCGAAGACCACGCCGAGTAA
- a CDS encoding zinc metallopeptidase, whose product MDPLYLIILVGTMILSGIASMRVRSAYSRWSQVPASSGLSGAQVAQRILDLNDIRDVEVLPTKGLLSDHYDPSNKRLVLCEENFYGTNVAALGVAAHEAGHAIQHKEHYAPLQWRMAAVGITNFASQAVMWIPLIGGFSGLIPLKLVITIMAVGFGIMMLFQLITLPVEFDATARAKRILAHTGAVREGDETTAMNKVLDAAAFTYVAAFISTLSWFLFYALRLMGSQRDD is encoded by the coding sequence ATGGACCCACTCTATCTCATCATTCTCGTCGGCACGATGATCCTATCTGGCATCGCATCCATGCGTGTGCGCAGTGCGTATAGTCGCTGGTCGCAGGTGCCCGCTAGCTCAGGCCTCAGCGGTGCCCAGGTGGCACAGCGCATCCTCGATCTCAATGACATCAGGGACGTCGAGGTGCTGCCCACCAAGGGGCTCCTCAGTGACCACTACGATCCCTCGAACAAGCGGCTCGTTCTCTGCGAAGAAAACTTCTACGGCACCAATGTGGCCGCCCTGGGTGTGGCAGCCCATGAGGCCGGGCACGCCATCCAGCATAAGGAACACTACGCCCCGCTTCAGTGGCGGATGGCCGCCGTAGGCATCACCAACTTCGCCAGCCAAGCGGTGATGTGGATCCCGCTCATCGGTGGCTTTTCGGGTCTGATCCCGCTGAAACTCGTCATCACCATCATGGCAGTCGGTTTTGGCATCATGATGCTCTTTCAGCTCATCACGCTGCCAGTCGAGTTCGACGCGACAGCCCGTGCCAAGCGCATCCTCGCCCACACAGGAGCCGTGCGGGAAGGCGACGAGACCACCGCCATGAACAAGGTGCTCGACGCCGCCGCCTTCACCTACGTCGCAGCTTTCATCAGCACGCTGAGCTGGTTCCTTTTCTACGCCTTGCGCCTCATGGGCAGCCAGCGTGATGATTGA
- a CDS encoding class I SAM-dependent methyltransferase: MAAPAYRPLLVKRTTCRACGCRSFTDVVALGDQYIGGLIVSEDGSGTIKRRIPLDLVRCDPAFDENACGLVQMRHSVPPKVLYHRYYYESGINQSMRDNLAGISALAEETLKLKKGDIVLDIGCNDGTLLASYKTPGLRHIGIDPSDVALKARERGFEVVNDFYSADAFRRVHATEKARVVTSISMFYDLEDPRAFVSDIASVLAEDGIWILEQSYLPSMLEVNSFDTICHEHLEYYSLAVLERLFGECGLEVVDVHLNGVNGGSFRLCVAHQGRVKPSAEAALRVQELRITEFEMALDTDKPYAQFRANIERIRAELSNFLLKAKAEGKLVHGYGASTKGNTTLQYCGITPELLPAIADRNPRKWGSYTIGSRVKIISEEDSRAAKPDYYLVLPWHFMPEFQTREKDFLARGGKFVVPFPQVHLVG, from the coding sequence ATGGCCGCTCCCGCCTACCGCCCGCTCCTCGTCAAACGTACCACCTGCCGCGCCTGCGGCTGCCGCAGTTTCACTGATGTCGTCGCCCTCGGCGATCAATACATCGGTGGGCTGATCGTCAGCGAAGACGGCTCTGGCACGATCAAACGCCGTATCCCGCTCGATCTCGTCCGCTGCGACCCCGCGTTCGATGAAAATGCCTGCGGCCTCGTGCAGATGCGCCACAGCGTGCCGCCAAAGGTCCTCTACCACCGCTACTACTACGAAAGCGGCATCAATCAGTCCATGCGGGACAATCTTGCTGGCATCTCCGCGCTCGCAGAGGAGACCCTGAAGCTCAAAAAAGGCGACATCGTCCTCGATATCGGCTGCAATGACGGAACTCTCCTCGCCAGCTACAAAACACCCGGCCTGCGCCACATCGGCATCGACCCCAGTGATGTCGCTCTGAAGGCCCGTGAGCGTGGTTTTGAAGTGGTGAACGACTTTTACAGCGCAGACGCCTTCCGCCGTGTGCACGCCACGGAAAAAGCCCGCGTCGTCACCAGCATCTCCATGTTTTATGACCTGGAAGACCCGCGTGCCTTTGTCTCAGACATCGCCAGCGTCCTCGCAGAGGATGGCATCTGGATCCTGGAGCAGAGCTACCTGCCCTCCATGCTGGAGGTCAATAGCTTCGACACCATCTGCCACGAGCATCTGGAATATTACTCCCTGGCCGTGCTGGAGCGGCTTTTCGGCGAATGCGGCCTAGAGGTCGTCGATGTACATCTCAATGGCGTCAATGGTGGCAGCTTCCGCCTCTGCGTCGCCCACCAAGGCCGTGTGAAGCCCTCCGCAGAAGCTGCTCTCCGTGTGCAGGAACTCCGCATCACCGAGTTCGAGATGGCACTGGATACCGACAAGCCCTACGCCCAATTCCGCGCCAACATCGAGCGCATCCGCGCAGAACTCTCCAACTTCCTGCTCAAAGCCAAAGCCGAGGGCAAGCTCGTCCACGGCTACGGTGCCTCCACCAAGGGAAACACCACGCTGCAATACTGCGGCATCACTCCCGAGCTGCTCCCGGCCATCGCCGATCGCAATCCGCGCAAATGGGGCAGCTACACCATCGGTAGCCGCGTGAAAATCATCAGCGAAGAAGACTCCCGCGCTGCAAAGCCGGACTACTACCTCGTTCTGCCCTGGCACTTCATGCCAGAGTTCCAGACCCGCGAGAAAGACTTCCTCGCCCGTGGTGGGAAGTTCGTGGTCCCCTTCCCTCAGGTGCATCTGGTGGGTTGA